The DNA window AAGATTCTTTAGCATGTTAAGCTCAACCAAAGACTCAACACTAGTCTTCAACACTTTCTTCACCACCTCTTCCTTAATTACAGCCTCACACACCACAGATTTTCCTCTCCCTTCAATCCAATTCACTGCAGCCGCTTTCTTGTCTGAGCAAAAATTTCCTATCATAACCAAAACATCACAATTTTAGAAAAAACAGAATATTATAATCCAATCAAAAAAAGTTGTTTATGTGTGATGTAATATTTACCAGATATACCAATCACATCCATATCTGGAAAATCACTTTGAAGAAAATCAAGTACGTTTTGTACACCTTTTGATACCATGTTCATCCCCATTGCATCACCAGTTGAACAAGTAAACCGTGTgtataaattctttcctgctatAGTAGCTTTTATATTCTGTAATCTTGCAAACCTACTTGACCTGAGTGAATATCAAAAACAGAATCAGTTACccaaatgaataaaaatatatcattggAAAAGTTAGAAAATAGAAAATTACTTGTTGAAAGTGTGAGCCAGAGAATCAAAATTTTGAGGATCTTCTAAAAAGAACTTTAACTGAGAAGCTCTTTTGGCGGAGTTGAATCTAACGACGGGGGCTCTAGTGATGCCATCACGGAGGACAACCGCGGAAGCACCACCCGAAACATAAATAGCTTTACATCCTCTGTTAGTGCTTGCAACTAAACAACCCTCGGTTGTTGCCATCGGAACCGTGAACTCTTTCCCGTCAAGCAACAGAGGACCGGCAACTCCTACCGGAATCTGAATAAATCCTATCGGCATCTCACAACACTGTCCTAATATAGAATCGTAATCAAAATTTTCCATCGGCAAACCTTCAAGTGACCTTCCGGTAACTCTCTCCACCGCTTGGTTACGAATCGCCGCTGCACGCCGGCAATCTCCAAGTTTTGATTCAAGTGAGTAAGACGGAATAGATCCTGAAACCACGGCCTGGACAACCTCCTCGTCATCGGACGAAAGCTGCGACATAACCGGTTCTGGTGCAACTTTTTTTACGGTGGTTTTTGGTGGTAGCGGAGGTAACTCCGGTGCAACTCCGGCGAGACATGAACCAGTGGTTTTAGCAATCTctacttcatcttcttcttcatcgtaCTGAACGGCAGTGGAAGCGGCGAAGGGATGAAGAATGAAGGCAATGCTGAAGAAAGCCATGAGATAGAAAAATGAAGCGATGAGGGAAACTACAGCTACCATCTCGGAGATTGTGAGTACATGTAGAGGAGTAGAAGTTCGAATCTTCTCACGCCATCTGTGAAGAAGAAAGTACGCGAAAGAGAAGAAGAGGCCAAAGAAAACCGCGTTTGCTAAGTAGAGTGAAGTTTGTGATTGTGAATCATGCTTTTGGTTTTTCGTTTTGGCTGAAAATTCGAGGCTTTGCTGGTGAACatccattttttgaaaatttgaatccgaaaaatatttcttttttagcTTAGAGGATTGTTGGTTGAAACTTaaaagaaaagtgaagatttagaatgTTATTTATAGACACAGAAAGTGAAGGAAGGAGCTGTGTGGTTTCACCCTTCACTTCACTACCTTAGTAtatattttctaatttattttgttgttaaGTAACAGAAGTTTCATAGCAAGATCAAGATCGTAAAATGAGTCAAACATAACATAACATGTTATTGAACTCGTGGACAGCGAGGGAATATAGTAATGTCTAGTTTTGTGTAGCACATATAATCCAACCTCAAAGAAATGCTAACATAACATTATGTCATCAAATAACTATAAAATATTACTAATGTTAGTATATTATAAGTGTTATAAatgaaatttatattaatatgGCAAAAGAGTGGACTTTTATTGAATGCTTATAAACAATACTATATGTATGTATACATACATATAATACACGTGCATGTCCTtacattaaacttttatttttttatttttttataattaaatgttgCAACTACCAAGTCTATAATTTGTTTCCAAATTGTAACTACCAAGTCCAGTTTTGTCACACATGTCTTCACTTACTGCATCATTTTGAAAGGATTTAAATGTGTATTTGGATATTCTACTTTCTAGTTTTAATTTATATCaatcttttcaaatttattttatattaaaattgctCTCTCGTAGTTTTATCTTTATCTGGGGAGACAATGAGAATGGTAGAAAACACCATGCGGTTGGTTGGGATGCTATTACAAGAAATAAAGAGGACGGTACGTGACCTTGGATTGAGAAGATTAGATGTTATGAATAATGCGTGCCTACTGAAAATGGGCTGGAATTTACATAGGAAAGATGGAGAGTTATGGAGTAAGGTGTTGTGGGGGAAGTATGGACGAGGGGAGAATATCAGGTTCCCAATTTCGAAGCATGCTGATTCAAGTTTTTGGAAAATTATGGTTCGAAACTGGGAGAAATTGGATGACTATTGTAAATGGCACATTGGTGATTGAAGTTTGTTAGGGCTTGGAAGGATAACTGGATTAAGGAACGGTTTAATGTTGAGGAGCTGCACTTAAGTATCCCTAATCATCTTCAAGAAGGGATGATGATAATTATTCAGTTAGAAGCATGTACACGAATCTGGTGCAATTTAAAGAGATAACGGACGTGCAGAATTGGAAGAATATATGGAAGATTAATGGCATGGAAAGAATTCGTATGTTAGTTTGGAGAATGCAACATGATGGTATGTTAACAAATACAAAGAATGCGTGCCTGCTGAAAATGGGCTGGAATTTACATAAGTATGAGCTCTTCGGAATGAAAACTAAAGAAAAAATTCAAGATATAAAAAGCGATTCACTCACATTATAAATCATATGAGAActctagttaaatatttaaaaatgagggtttagttataaaaatatttatagacCTACACTGCATGTGGAAACCAAAAAGTCACTATGATTTCTGAAATGGACTTGTCGTACATGGATTTGGCTTCTTTATTTGGAAGATTACATGAATCAGAGATGGAGTTGAAGATGCTAGACGAAGATGAATAGGAAACAACTATAAGAAAATCCTAAGTTTCAAATCTGAGGAAGAACAATATTCAGAATTTGATAAAGATATGACATTGCTTGGAAGATGCCATTGATGAAGCtttgaaaagttagggtttaaggATGGTATTTTCGGATTTGGGTGTGTTAGTACCaaataagtgattttggaggAAGTGCTTATTTGGGTTTTGTAATATATAGGAGATATATGATAGTGATTTTTTAATGAGATTTTGTTGGTAAATGGAAGGATTTAATTGGGTGGTCAAAGATAAGAATGAATTTTAAGAAGAATGAATGGAGGTAGGTGGATACAATGAATCATTTGAccaaaataaacacaaaacatatagtataaataaagcattaaaaatataaagaattaaaaacctgaacagtgtaaccggttacgtataggggcgtaaccggttacgcatacGAAACAGAGACACACAGAAAAGCTGAAAGGCCAAAACAcgaaaccgtaaccggttacgtatataaccgtaaccggttacactgagtgaaaaatcaaaaaatatttaaaggaaggtacataaatcaaatattatttagatatatttctaatattgaaaggaataataaaaaatgaactaTTTAAAGTAGAAGAAATGGATAGCATGCACCTTAAATGATGAATTTGATTTGAGGATGAGTTGTTTTTAGTTTGTCATATATCATATTCATCCAAAATACCGAGTTCTCTTCGAATTTTGAAGAACGGTTCTTTGGCCAGCGGCTTTGTAAAAATATCTGCTAGTTGGTTGTGTGTGTCAACAAAAGTtacttcgacatctccttgaagaacatggtctcggagaaaatgatgtcgaatgtctatgtgtttggttcttgagtgcatgaccggattttttgtgatattaattgcacttgtgttatcgcatcgaagaggaatgcatccgagatcaagtccgtagtcacgaagttgttgcttaagccaaagaatttgtgcacaacaactacccgctgctatgtattctgcttcggccgtgctaagagcaacacatgcttgctttttacaagcccatgatactaatgcatttccaagaatgtgacaagtgccacttgtgcttttacgatcagttttacatcctgcataatccgcgtcagaataaccaattaaattgcaaacactacctttaggataccataagccaacattggttgttcctttgagatacttcatgatccttttaaccgccataagatgtgattcctttggatttgcttggaagcgagcacaaagacaaacactaaacattatgtcaggacggcttgccgtcaaatacaataaagaaccaatcatacctcgatacttggtaatatcaattggagtaccggattcatcttgatcaacatatgtaccggagcccattggagtattcattgctttacaattgtccatatcaaacttcttcaatagttctttacaatatttggattgattgataaagattccatctttgagttgcttaatttgtagtccaagaaagtagttcatctttcccatcatagacatctcgaattctccttgcatcatcaatgagaattcctcacacatttctttgttagtcgatccaaaaatgatatcatcaacatagacttgaaccaataaagtgttactcttgattttcttaatgaacaaagttttatcaaccttacccttttcgaaacccttttcacacaaaaaattgctaagtctatcataccatgctctaggtgcttgctttaatccataaagagcctttctcaacttaaagacatgtgaaggattcttgaagtcttcaaatccggggggttgtttgacatagacttcttcattgatgtagccattcaagaatgcgctcttgacgtccatttgataaagctgaaaatttaatgaacatgcataagcaagtaaaagacgaatagcttctaaccttgcaaccggagcaaatgtttcttcaaagtcgattccttcttcttgattataaccttgggccaccaatcttgctttgtttcgaacaattataccattctcatcaagtttgttcttaaacacccatcgagtacctatgatgtgtttattacttggtctaggcacaagttcccaaacttgatttctctcgaattgatttaattcttcttgcattgcatttatccattgatcgtctcctaaggcttcatcaactttggaaggttcaatttgagaaacaaaagccatgtgtaagcaagcatctttgagatttaatcttgttgcaactccttgactaatatcaccaataactttatcaataggatgatctctatgagttctccattcttttggtagatcattggtgtttgattcttgttgtacactttcttgttgaacactttcttgtgaacttccggtgccttcacaattgtatcatttgaaagttctttcgGTGCCTTcataattgtatcatttgaaggttcttccgagggtaaatctaaaggatcatcatcatcacaaacaactatttcctctttggaggtgttagtctcatcaaaagatacatgcatggattcttcaatagttaaagttcttttattataaattctatatgctttactagaaagagaataaccaagaaatataccttcgtcggatttctcatcaaacttaccaagattgtctttgtcattgttgagaacaaagcacttgcatccaaaaatgtgaaagtgagcaatgtttggctttcttcctttgaagagttcatatggagtcttctttaagataggtctaatgattactcgatttccaacataacatgccgtactaaccgcatccgcccaaaaatatttaggaagatttgcatcactaagcattgttcttgcaagttccactagaaacctatttttcctttcaactactccattttgttgtggagttcttggtgctgaaaaattatgtgagataccatgttcttcacaaaattcttcaaatgatgcattttgaaactctccaccatgatcacttcttatggatacaatctttaatgatttttcattttggatttgttttgcatacttcttaaaggatttaaaagcatcacttttctgcacaagaaacaaagtccaagaatatctagaataatcatcaacaataactaaagcgtatacattacctccgaagcttcttgtccttgatggaccaaatagatccatatgcaacaattgaagtggtcttgttgtagtcaccacattctttggtttgaaagatgatttggtttgctttcccttttgacatgcatcacataatttatctttgacaaactttatcttaggtaggccaataacaagatcatgtttggttaatttatttaaatgatccatatgaatatgggctgctcttttatgccataaccatgattcattattgtttaccaaaagacattttactttcaaagataaatcatttaaagaaatcataaaaatgttattaattcttgtacctttgagttttacctcattggtgacttcatcgatgatcaagcattcttccttagtgaatttgatcttgaagcctttgtcacaaagttggctaatgcttagaagattatgctttagtccttcaacataaagaacatcttcaatggatgtgaaaggtggtgcaccaactttgcctttgccaagaattcttcccttattgttgtctccataagtgacaaaacccttggcctttaaccttagatctgaaaattggtttaggtctcccgtcatatgctttgaacaaccactatctagataccataggtttgaagtggtcttcaagcaagcctgcaaaacaaattaagttttgttaggtacccaagtggctttgggtccatcatagttagttcctttcttcacccatacataatgtccactaggtacactaaagtttcttacataacaagcattgggtgtgtgaccaataataccacaataaaaacaagtaggttcaaagttacttctatatctaggaggataagatttcttcttaacaaagttcttccttttaggataatgttgaacTACTTTAGGCttgttcactttctcttgaattggttggtcacTAGCCTTGATAAATATAGTTTTATTGGAACTTGGTTGATCAAATTTTGAAAAGCCAAGTCCACTTTTATCATTTGAGTATCTTTGTgttctaagaacattttccaatccaatttgtcccttttcatatctttctagaactctttttaattgaacaatttggaaggaaagtgattcacaattcttacaTGCAACAttctcttcttgaacactaatcattttttctttgtcatctttatgttcttcttcaattatcttaaccttctcttctaaagatgatattatcttcttttgagatgagatagttttatagagaattttacactcatttaacaattcatttattgcaccttgtgcaccattattaaaaagagaatcatcgtaactaacctcgccttcttcatcatcggagtggtgtgatgccatcaatgctagattttcactttcgtcactatcggagtccgatgaagaacttacttcattatcttcccatgctatgtaggcccttttctttttgaattccttcttgcctttgaatccattctttttagaaagttttggacactccggctttatgtgtccttgtttcccacattcatagcatgttacttcttgtgatgaagtggatgcttctttatccttatgctttgagaatttcttccttttgacaaagttagcattatcaatattatttttattaccaaaaaatttgcctaacctttttacaagaagcaagaagttttcatcttcatccgatgcatctttcattttgctttcttttgaatctacttttaatgcaatgcctttggatttcttctctaagttctcatgcttttccaatcttccaagttctgtctcatattgttgaagttttccaaatagtgttgcggaagtaagttttgataaattcttcttttcggatatcgccgtcacttttggttgccactcccttgtcaaagatctgagcactttaagattaagttcttcggtagtaagagtcttaccaagtgccttcaagtgatttgtcaaatgtacgaatcgtttttgcaaatcgagaatagtttctccaggcttcattctaaacagttcatactcttggcttaaagtattcaatcttgatcttttaacttcagcggtaccttcatgagtttctacaagagtatcccaaatttcctttgatgttgtacatgttgatactcggaagaattcatccatactaagagcaccatgaagaagactgatcgcctttttgtcagcaagaaccctttctctatcattatcatcccatgacgctttaggtttctccgatccaacaccattaacgaccgttgtaggaacatgaggaccttgtagtacagcctcccaaacttcttctccttgtgcttctagatgagccttcatttggattttccaaaagtcaaaatattcaccacaaaacaatggaggcttgttgttagaaccaccatctttgaaaaccggtctttgatttgcggaagccattctggatctttaggaacaagttacctataacttgctctgatgccaaatgtaagtatcagatatgcctaagagggggggtgaattaggtactttatatctttttcggttttatggtgtaaagtgattatttttctggtttatggtaatgTTACTAAAAgaagtaaagtgcagaaaaataaatgacacaaggatatatcctggttcccctcacaaaccgagagtactccagtccccttacgcagtaagagatttcaatatagttggtatcttgtacaagcctaaccaaacaccaagaacaatcctcttggaccaagaacaatcctcttggatttttcactaagaccacttataagaacaatcctctcaaagtgtctaacttgtttccaacaatcctggataacaagaatacaacaagtatttgattttgtataagaatttggatagtagaacaatgtatcaatcacttgattgatcttccctttcaagcaattatcaatgatagtatagtgctcaatgtttatgatcaatgatatgaattttttctGGACATGTATGGAACACTAATGCAGAAAAAATATCAATGTGAAAGTTTGAATATTAAAGAGCACTTGGTGTGAAATTTGAGAGAATAAATGTGTATAATTGCAAAGTGAAAGAGGTGAATATGATATCTGAAAATGAGAGTATATATAGtgccttaacacctttaagaaagGGTAAGATTATGTGAAAAGATGCAATGTTTGAGTGAACTAAAATCTGATTCGTATGCactgaaaaagaatgaacaaatgctactgtttcagccgtaacgggttacgagaatggccgtaaccggttacgctgtaccGTTATAAAGAGAATATTTGAAAAAAGCgttttcgtaaccggttacaccaagaaccgtaaccggttacgctggaaagaaaaagaaaaccagtAGCAAAAGGAAGTCTGgctgcgtgaccgtaaccggttacgcctataaccgtaaccggttacactgaaagaagatataaaaaatttgtttcttaAGACTTCTAAAATGTCAACATTTTCTAGAAAAAAACCTTAGTGATTTTATGCAATATTGTATGTATTTTGAGCACTATTTTATCAAGATAATAACATGTTTATACCTTAACTCCAAAAGTCTTCAAAAGTTGTTTTAACAATCTTGATGCTATATTGAGACTTGGATTGAATGCTCTTTGAATCTTTTTCTCATCCTTTCTTGATAGTTAGATAtccatgttgtcttcatcaaaaccatttgATTGAGAGGCTTGtgtttacattctccccctttttgatgatgacaaccaagctttgaatgttgtttttgtttgatCTTTGTTAAGTAATATgtaaggctccccctatgttgatGACTCCCCCTAAGTCCATGATTCTCTTGAAAGTTGGGATTGAATCTATTTGTCATTTAACAAGGGCCTGCAAATTTTGAacaaacaacatacaacatacaaatctcttctccccctttgttattatcaaaaaggatggggaaaaagagaggTGAAATTTATATCATAGTAAATCATACACATATAAAGAATTACCAAGACATAGAtgattatcattaaaaaaaaacgaCGAAGTAATAGGTATTGTTAAACATTATAAATAAACCAACGATTTTTGTCTAAAGAAGCAAAATACAACCAACAAAGAGACCACATTAAGCATAAAAACATAGAAGGCTAAAGACTTAAACTAAGAACTAAGAAATAGCATAGATAaagcaaatatagatcaaatattTTGGTCATCATCGAGCATCTCCTCATctccttcatcatcatcttcttcttcttcattatgGTTGGCATTGGAGATAGCGGCAAGAATTTCATCACGATGATTGTCAAGGCGTGTGTTGTAGCGAGCTTCCATTGCCACCATATAGTTGTAAAGGAACTCATTAGTGTAACCTTCGGGTGGTGGTGGAGTTGGGTTTGAAGGTGGAATTGGATTTGTAGATGGAATTGGGTTAGTAGGTGGAGGTGTGGCTTCATCAAGGTGTTTGTAGAGGCCATCACTATCTCGGAAAATTCCCATATTCTTGTCACAAATGGAGGATGTTATCATATGTTTCCTACCCATAGGTTTGACCGGTTCTCTCCCGATACGCATGTTGCAAGTTTCCAAAATCTTTGAAATGAGTCGAGCATATGGAAGGCCAGATGTGAGTTTCCTTTGATAATCCATATGATAAAGAAAGACATATGCCCAATTTACCTTGAGTCGGTTTTTGATTGCGAACATCAGTTGCATCTCAGTGTCACCAATTTGTGATTGATTGGAACTCTTTGGAACAAGCACGTATGCAAGAAAATAGTGAAGCATACGGTCACTGACAGAAAGTTGTTTGCTTGGTAGGATTATTCTTTGGGATGAACTGTACTGAGCACGACGAGCATAAAATTCTTCCTGTGAGATACGAGCTATACggaaaaaataatccattttggcATAATTTTCAAAAGCCTGAGAACCTGGAACAAAGCCCGGTAAAATTCTTTCACCAGTAGAAGGAACATTCAGAACGGTTCCTAATTCTTCTAATGTCAGCCTAAGAGTAGTGTCATGAACCTTAGATGTCAGGACACAACCaggttcaatatgaaaattagcaTAAAATTCTTTCACTGCGTCCGGGTAAAATGGACCGGAATCAGCTATAAGTTCAGCAAGCCCCTGATATTGAAGAAGTTCTGGAAAATTAAAACTTGGAGGTTTAAAGGTTGAGAGATTACCACATTTTGGTTCAATAAGAGGACGCTGTCGGAACTTTGCAAGCAACCTGCGTTGTTTCAGTGAAGGATCTTTAGGAGCTGGAGGTTCCTCGGAGATTTCAACAACCTTTTCTTTTCCTCTAGCTCTCTTGGAAGATGCCATTGATGAAGCtttgaaaagttagggtttaaggATGGTATTTTCGGATTTGGGTGTGTTGGTACCaaataagtgattttggaggAAGTGCTTATTTGGGTTTTGTAATATATAGGAGATATATGATAGTGATTTTTTTAATGAGATTTTGTTGGTAAATGGAAGGATTTAATTGGGTGGTCAAAGATAAGAATGAATTTTAAGAAGAATGAATGGAGGTAGGTGGATACAATGAATCATTTGAccaaaataaacacaaaacatatagtataaataaagcattaaaaatataaagaattaaaaacctgaacagtgtaaccggttacgtataggggcgtaaccggttacgcatacGAAACAGAGACACACAGAAAAGCTGAAAGGCCAAAACAcgaaaccgtaaccggttacgtatataaccgtaaccggttacactgagtgaaaaatcaaaaaatatttaaaggaaggtacataaatcaaatattatttagatatatttctaatattgaaaggaataataaaaaatgaactaTTTAAAGTAGAAGAAATGGATAGCATGCACCTTAAATGATGAATTTGATTTGAGGATGAGTTGTTTTTAGTTTGTCATATATCATATTCATCCAAAATACCGAGTTCTCTTCGAATTTTGAAGAACGGTTCTTTGGCCAGCGGCTTTGTAAAAATATCTGCTAGTTGGTTGTGTGTGTCAACAAAAGTtacttcgacatctccttgaagaacatggtctcggagaaaatgatgtcgaatgtctatgtgtttggttcttgagtgcatgaccggattttttgtgatattaattgcacttgtgttatcgcatcgaagaggaatgcatccgagatcaagtccgtagtcacgaagttgttgcttaagccaaagaatttgtgcacaacaactacccgctgctatgtattctgcttcggccgtgctaagagcaacacatgcttgctttttacaagcccatgatactaatgcatttccaagaatgtgacaagtgccacttgtgcttttacgatcagttttacatcctgcataatccgcgtcagaataaccaattaaattgcaaacactacctttaggataccataagccaacattggttgttcctttgagatacttcatgatccttttaaccgccataagatgtgattcctttggatttgcttggaagcgagcacaaagacaaacactaaacattatgtcaggacggcttgccgtcaaatacaataaagaaccaatcatacctcgatacttggtaatatcaattggagtaccggattcatcttgatcaacatatgtaccggagcccattggagtattcattgctttacaattgtccatatcaaacttcttcaatagttctttacaatatttggattgattgataaagattccatctttgagttgcttaatttgtagtccaagaaagtagttcatctttcccatcatagacatctcgaattctccttgcatcatcaatgagaattcctcacacatttctttgttagtcgatccaaaaatgatatcatcaacatagacttgaaccaataaagtgttactcttgattttcttaatgagcaaagttttatcaaccttacccttttcgaaacccttttcacacaaaaaattgctaagtctatcataccatgctctaggtgcttgctttaatccataaagagcctttctcaacttaaagacatgtgaaggattcttgaagtcttcaaatccggggggttgtttgacatagacttcttcattgatgtagccattcaagaatgcgctcttgacgtccatttgataaagctgaaaatttaatgaacatgcataagcaagtaaaagacgaatag is part of the Vicia villosa cultivar HV-30 ecotype Madison, WI linkage group LG2, Vvil1.0, whole genome shotgun sequence genome and encodes:
- the LOC131651939 gene encoding 3-hydroxy-3-methylglutaryl-coenzyme A reductase 1-like — its product is MDVHQQSLEFSAKTKNQKHDSQSQTSLYLANAVFFGLFFSFAYFLLHRWREKIRTSTPLHVLTISEMVAVVSLIASFFYLMAFFSIAFILHPFAASTAVQYDEEEDEVEIAKTTGSCLAGVAPELPPLPPKTTVKKVAPEPVMSQLSSDDEEVVQAVVSGSIPSYSLESKLGDCRRAAAIRNQAVERVTGRSLEGLPMENFDYDSILGQCCEMPIGFIQIPVGVAGPLLLDGKEFTVPMATTEGCLVASTNRGCKAIYVSGGASAVVLRDGITRAPVVRFNSAKRASQLKFFLEDPQNFDSLAHTFNKSSRFARLQNIKATIAGKNLYTRFTCSTGDAMGMNMVSKGVQNVLDFLQSDFPDMDVIGISGNFCSDKKAAAVNWIEGRGKSVVCEAVIKEEVVKKVLKTSVESLVELNMLKNLTGSAMAGALGGFNAHASNIVSAIYLATGQDPAQNVESSHCITMMEAVNDGKDLHVSVTMPSIEVGTVGGGTQLASQSACLNLLGVKGASKDSPGANSRQLATIVAASVLAGELSLMSAIAAGQLVKSHMKYNRSSKDVTKIAS